The DNA region TCCCATCCGCGGCAGATCGTGTCGATTGGGGACACCGTGGAAGTCACGGTGGTCGCGCTTCCGGCGAGCCGAGCTGGCCATCGGTGCGCCGTCGTCCGTGGGCGTGGCGCTCGCCCGACTTAAGACTCGGAGCCCCCATCGTCGAGGATCCGAGGGTTGCGCAGCGGACGGAATGAGACGATAAGGGGTTCCGTCCTCTTGTTTGCGCGCGATCCCCTCCGTCGCTTCCCTCCGACGATCTCGGCTTCTCGCTCAGGCAACTGCGACAAAATCAAGAGTCGCCCCGTAGGGGGCAGGAGAATGCTATGGGCAAGAAGATATTCGTCGGGAACCTATCCTTTGACACCACGAGCGCGGACCTCGAGACTCTGTTCTCCGAAATGGGGACGTGTGAGTCGGCGACCGTGGTCACGGACCGCGATACCGGTCGCTCGCGTGGCTTCGGCTTCGTCGAGATGAGCTCGGCGAGCGAGGCCGGCAAGGCCATCTCGAGTCTGAACGGCCGCGACGTCGCCGGCCGGCAGATCAACGTCAGCGAGGCGAAGCCGCGCGAGGGCGGAAGCGGCGGACAGTCCCGTAGCGGCGGCGGGTTCTCGGG from Deltaproteobacteria bacterium includes:
- a CDS encoding RNA-binding protein encodes the protein MGKKIFVGNLSFDTTSADLETLFSEMGTCESATVVTDRDTGRSRGFGFVEMSSASEAGKAISSLNGRDVAGRQINVSEAKPREGGSGGQSRSGGGFSG